A stretch of Cellulosilyticum sp. I15G10I2 DNA encodes these proteins:
- a CDS encoding COG1361 S-layer family protein has translation MRNKNRMISMLLSLVMILTSLIPGTIKVYGTGISTEYIVSITQGTSYLYPDDNFTLTVNVQLGEMNIDKDGNFPSEDAVSVGGSAIDASKMNYSVEYLNADSQENPSKIIISGLKYTGRGKDATVRVVIADTNEVTQVISKDITLSAMTLSETQDMLKVDDVANVLVKAGATQNAQVKVINQGKQTLRNVKVQLELAEKVEGIKIKTEEAIISQLQAKEVKTAAFSVEVDAEVKAKVYKANAIVNGASFPVNLQVDSHIVPSVLEVSTDSSKIFNPGVAQDATISIKNVGERPARNIRVEINSENVAIVGGSNVKHIPVINAKGSSDITMRLRVDAKVKDNSVPIKVDMTYLNSLGEEAKDTQYIYLSTTASAISSEVVIGNIVSPLGTYGVDENFMVKFNISSKGPAENLKISVQGGEGIVPKSQNLFFVPKLSVGEKKEYAVTLAATRTAVSSTHPIQITVEYGDTSKPITISQYSSVNVVNPDKDEEGSETKKGTPKVIIGHYKSEPVVVRAGEQFDLEIGFLNAHKTQSVHNLKANLAVREEGEKNTGSVFTPVGASNTFYIADLAPGQTEIKRIRLYTIPSASPKTYEISIEMEYEDNKGNEVKATENIGIPVEQVTKIEIGDIQVDYAQVGMPTYFNATIYNTGKTDISNMMISIEGEGFSVEDNKMFVGVFEKGATENYAPTIIANMSGNLTGNMIIQYEEATGEVREVTKEFTIEVAEMAMPPDMPIDDPGMMPQPNGPKLPLLLGGGLGILIAGIVSAVILKKRKAKKEKMMLDEDE, from the coding sequence ATGAGAAACAAGAATAGAATGATAAGTATGTTATTAAGTTTAGTGATGATACTTACTTCATTAATACCTGGGACAATAAAAGTATATGGGACAGGGATATCAACAGAGTATATTGTTAGTATTACACAAGGGACCTCCTATTTATATCCGGACGATAACTTTACATTGACGGTTAATGTGCAACTTGGAGAAATGAATATTGATAAAGACGGTAATTTTCCATCCGAAGATGCAGTGTCTGTAGGAGGAAGCGCTATAGATGCTTCAAAAATGAACTATTCGGTAGAATATCTTAATGCAGATTCACAGGAGAATCCCAGTAAAATTATTATAAGTGGACTTAAGTATACAGGACGGGGGAAAGATGCAACAGTTAGAGTGGTAATAGCAGATACCAACGAGGTAACGCAAGTGATATCTAAAGATATTACACTTAGTGCCATGACATTGTCAGAAACACAGGACATGTTAAAGGTTGATGATGTGGCCAATGTGCTTGTGAAAGCAGGGGCTACTCAAAATGCACAGGTTAAGGTGATTAACCAGGGTAAACAAACACTTAGGAATGTGAAAGTTCAGCTGGAGCTTGCAGAAAAGGTAGAAGGCATTAAGATCAAAACTGAAGAGGCTATTATTTCTCAGCTGCAGGCTAAAGAAGTGAAAACAGCGGCTTTTTCTGTAGAAGTTGATGCAGAAGTCAAAGCTAAAGTTTATAAGGCAAATGCCATTGTTAATGGGGCATCTTTTCCAGTCAATCTGCAAGTAGATAGTCATATTGTGCCTTCTGTATTAGAAGTCAGTACAGACTCAAGCAAAATTTTCAACCCAGGCGTTGCTCAAGATGCGACGATCTCAATTAAGAATGTGGGGGAAAGACCTGCTAGAAATATTAGAGTAGAAATAAACTCTGAAAATGTTGCCATAGTAGGTGGCAGTAATGTCAAGCATATTCCGGTGATTAATGCAAAAGGCAGCAGTGATATTACAATGAGACTTCGCGTAGATGCAAAGGTAAAGGATAACAGCGTACCTATAAAAGTAGATATGACGTATCTCAATTCTTTAGGTGAAGAAGCAAAAGATACCCAGTATATTTACTTAAGTACAACAGCTTCTGCAATATCTTCAGAGGTTGTTATTGGTAATATTGTTTCACCCTTAGGTACTTATGGTGTAGATGAAAATTTTATGGTTAAGTTTAATATTTCATCAAAAGGGCCAGCCGAAAATCTTAAGATCTCTGTTCAAGGTGGCGAGGGTATTGTGCCTAAATCTCAAAATCTCTTTTTTGTGCCCAAGCTTAGTGTGGGTGAGAAAAAGGAGTATGCCGTAACTTTGGCAGCCACCCGAACAGCTGTATCAAGTACCCATCCAATTCAAATCACGGTGGAGTATGGGGATACAAGTAAGCCTATAACGATTTCACAGTATAGCAGTGTTAATGTAGTTAACCCAGATAAGGATGAAGAGGGATCAGAAACTAAAAAAGGGACGCCTAAGGTAATTATTGGACATTATAAATCAGAGCCTGTTGTTGTAAGGGCAGGTGAGCAGTTTGATCTTGAAATAGGTTTTTTAAATGCCCACAAAACCCAATCTGTACATAATCTAAAGGCTAATCTTGCTGTAAGGGAAGAGGGCGAAAAAAATACAGGAAGTGTTTTTACACCTGTAGGCGCAAGTAATACCTTTTATATTGCAGATTTGGCACCAGGACAAACAGAAATAAAGAGAATCCGACTATATACTATTCCCAGTGCAAGCCCGAAAACTTATGAGATTTCAATTGAAATGGAATATGAAGATAATAAAGGTAACGAAGTTAAGGCAACAGAGAATATAGGGATACCCGTTGAGCAAGTGACTAAAATAGAAATTGGTGATATACAGGTAGATTACGCACAGGTAGGGATGCCAACTTATTTTAACGCAACCATCTATAATACAGGTAAAACAGATATTAGTAATATGATGATTTCTATTGAGGGTGAAGGTTTTAGCGTTGAGGATAATAAAATGTTTGTTGGTGTTTTTGAAAAAGGCGCGACAGAAAACTATGCACCGACTATCATTGCAAATATGTCGGGAAACTTAACAGGAAATATGATTATTCAGTACGAAGAAGCCACCGGAGAGGTGAGAGAGGTTACAAAAGAATTCACAATCGAAGTAGCTGAAATGGCTATGCCCCCAGATATGCCAATAGATGACCCAGGTATGATGCCACAGCCAAATGGGCCTAAATTACCACTCCTTTTAGGAGGCGGACTCGGCATACTTATTGCAGGTATTGTGAGTGCTGTGATACTTAAAAAAAGAAAAGCTAAAAAAGAAAAGATGATGCTAGATGAAGACGAGTGA
- a CDS encoding ABC transporter ATP-binding protein, which produces MSGPITSYEIKRGIQALETIIKVHNLRKIYRMGKEKIVALDHIDLEIERGEICCLFGTSGSGKSTLLNMLAGLEKPTKGTIKIKNIRVEKLDESELAVFRQKYIGFVFQSYNLIPSLTALENVALPLIFQGIPKKEREKRAKEMLEAVGLGARLKHKPKEMSGGQQQRVSIARAFVNRPKILFADEPTGNLDTHTTREVMDMITHIAKAYNQTLIIVSHDPEIANYAHKVITIRDGNIYRVEKNTEDGKEIIYEKQE; this is translated from the coding sequence ATGAGTGGGCCAATTACATCATATGAAATAAAAAGGGGGATACAGGCTCTGGAAACCATTATAAAAGTACATAATCTGAGAAAAATTTATCGCATGGGAAAAGAAAAGATAGTGGCCTTAGATCATATTGATCTTGAAATAGAACGTGGAGAAATATGCTGCTTATTTGGAACGTCAGGTTCAGGCAAATCGACACTCCTTAATATGCTGGCAGGTCTTGAAAAGCCTACAAAAGGAACCATTAAAATTAAAAATATTCGCGTTGAAAAATTAGATGAATCCGAACTTGCTGTTTTTCGGCAAAAATATATTGGTTTTGTCTTTCAATCCTATAATCTTATTCCTTCACTGACGGCCCTTGAAAATGTAGCACTTCCACTTATTTTTCAAGGTATTCCAAAAAAAGAAAGAGAAAAAAGAGCAAAAGAGATGCTGGAAGCTGTGGGCCTTGGGGCGAGACTTAAGCATAAACCTAAGGAGATGAGCGGTGGTCAGCAGCAAAGAGTAAGTATTGCAAGAGCTTTTGTAAACAGACCCAAAATTCTTTTTGCAGATGAGCCTACGGGCAATTTAGATACACATACGACAAGGGAAGTCATGGATATGATCACGCATATAGCCAAGGCATACAATCAAACGCTCATTATTGTATCCCATGACCCAGAAATTGCAAACTATGCGCACAAAGTCATTACAATAAGAGATGGCAATATTTATAGAGTAGAGAAAAATACAGAAGATGGAAAGGAAATCATTTATGAGAAACAAGAATAG
- a CDS encoding S8 family peptidase → MENKTDATLSIVSSLTPQELQESAQYLQILGFDVATNWQIIVKYNGDIARVAAEQGGVAQIISTQYAILTVPPENIRNLLLYTEVEYMETPKRMVYNIQTSMQEACIRQVQINPPYNLRGEGVLLGIIDSGINYAHPDFRNEDGTTRITSIWDQSIAGNPPLGYLIGSEYTRTQINEALQMPTRAEQLQVVPSTDTIGHGTHVASIAGGNGRGSQGRNMGAAPAAEFIIVKLGRPGFEAFIRNVEIMLAVRYVIEQAVILNRPVVINISVGMNEGPHDGNALVEQFLDDSTTLWRTNIIVGSGNEGEGRNHTSGMVEQNGTTSFQFQIGPNTFIYNFSVWKSFIDEFQFEIIGPAGDRTPLILYAQGPVQYMIGTTRVYATFAGPSPLNGDEEFAVFLIPTNNMPISTGVWTVVIHGRSVIDGRYNAWGPTTEVVGRNSFMLSPNPETTLTTPSSARLVITVGAYNSVTQQIASFSGRGFGRNDSVIKPDLVAPGVNITAASYTGSGYRVLSGTSMAAPHVTGGAALLMEWGIVRRNNIFLYGENLKAYLLRGTRKDIPGVIYPDPSWGYGKLCIQESLNILRRQQIL, encoded by the coding sequence ATGGAAAACAAAACAGATGCAACACTTAGCATAGTAAGTTCGCTCACACCCCAAGAACTTCAAGAATCTGCACAGTATTTACAAATATTGGGTTTTGATGTAGCAACCAATTGGCAGATCATTGTAAAGTATAATGGTGATATTGCAAGGGTAGCAGCTGAACAAGGGGGAGTGGCTCAGATCATCAGTACGCAATACGCTATTTTAACCGTTCCGCCTGAAAATATTAGGAACTTGCTTTTGTACACAGAAGTTGAGTATATGGAAACCCCTAAGCGCATGGTTTATAATATACAAACAAGTATGCAGGAAGCTTGTATCAGACAGGTTCAGATTAATCCCCCCTATAATTTAAGAGGTGAAGGGGTGCTTTTAGGCATTATTGATTCAGGGATCAATTATGCACATCCAGATTTTAGAAATGAAGATGGCACCACGCGGATCACTTCCATATGGGATCAATCAATAGCTGGTAATCCTCCTTTAGGTTATCTAATAGGATCGGAATACACAAGAACACAAATTAATGAAGCTTTGCAGATGCCGACAAGAGCCGAGCAGCTTCAGGTGGTGCCAAGCACAGATACTATTGGGCATGGTACCCATGTGGCGAGTATAGCAGGCGGTAATGGCAGAGGTTCACAAGGAAGAAATATGGGGGCAGCACCAGCGGCAGAATTCATTATCGTGAAACTTGGCAGACCAGGTTTTGAAGCCTTTATAAGAAATGTAGAAATCATGCTCGCAGTACGATATGTGATAGAACAGGCGGTCATACTTAATAGACCTGTTGTGATAAATATCAGTGTAGGCATGAATGAAGGTCCCCATGACGGTAATGCGCTTGTAGAACAGTTTTTAGATGATTCAACAACACTTTGGAGGACGAACATTATAGTGGGCAGTGGCAACGAAGGAGAAGGAAGAAATCATACAAGCGGCATGGTAGAACAAAATGGCACAACCAGTTTTCAGTTTCAAATAGGGCCTAATACTTTTATCTATAACTTTTCTGTGTGGAAGAGTTTTATTGACGAATTTCAATTTGAAATTATAGGCCCAGCTGGGGATAGGACGCCACTTATTCTCTACGCTCAAGGGCCTGTGCAATATATGATAGGCACAACCCGCGTTTATGCAACTTTTGCAGGCCCCTCACCACTTAACGGGGATGAAGAATTTGCAGTATTTTTGATTCCGACTAATAATATGCCTATTTCAACTGGCGTGTGGACAGTGGTGATCCACGGCAGAAGTGTTATAGACGGCAGATATAATGCATGGGGACCTACTACAGAAGTTGTGGGGCGCAACAGCTTTATGCTGAGCCCAAACCCAGAAACGACACTTACTACGCCTTCTTCGGCAAGGCTTGTCATAACGGTTGGTGCGTATAATTCTGTAACGCAGCAGATAGCGTCCTTTTCCGGACGGGGCTTTGGACGAAATGATTCGGTTATTAAGCCAGACCTTGTGGCGCCTGGTGTGAATATAACAGCGGCAAGCTATACGGGATCAGGGTATCGGGTGTTAAGCGGTACCAGTATGGCGGCACCCCATGTTACAGGAGGGGCTGCACTTCTGATGGAGTGGGGAATAGTAAGAAGAAATAATATTTTTTTATATGGCGAAAATCTTAAAGCTTATTTGTTAAGGGGAACCAGAAAAGATATCCCAGGCGTTATTTATCCAGATCCAAGCTGGGGCTATGGCAAATTATGCATTCAAGAGTCCCTTAATATACTACGCCGTCAGCAAATTTTATAA
- a CDS encoding S8 family peptidase has translation MFSNKLDPRLQLALRYQHLFTPGILEPFTVNGDPNRWEVIVEYVEEIQEMQLVLNIRIYYLNNSFAIVQINRDDINTLARYPNVVYISFPEIMSYINIALNQICATNIANPLGIYNLTGRGTLIAIIDTGINYTHPDFIREDLTSRIRYIWDQTIIGSPPEGFESGTEYTNEQINIALREPTREAQLAVVPSEDVIGHGTAMAGIAAGSGRGSNRQILGVAPECELIIVKIGREGGTSARPTDKDVMLGIKYVINKARAENKPVSVLLGVGYNLDAHDGDAILERYIDQMADVWRSNFVVGTGNQANKGSHASGTLNPNETQVVQFFIDSRQITYECSIWKHFVDVIEIVIESPRGEQTESLSLFTPNRAFVFGNTLLMVNYSLANIGGTRQEIFVWLQAEGAAIDPGVWTILIRGVDILEGDYNIWGSIIEDVDNQTRFLAEDPNITLTIPSTSRRITSVATFNPLSLQIAAFSGRGFTSLNQIKPDITAPGVNIMTTSIREGTLYEAVSGTSAAAAFVAGAYAILMEYGIAQLGEQYLYGESLKLYMLRNARRPVTQAPYPNTQWGYGILCIEAALNNMRDTLIFIAQG, from the coding sequence ATGTTTAGTAATAAACTAGATCCAAGACTGCAGCTTGCTCTAAGATATCAACATTTATTTACCCCTGGGATTTTAGAGCCATTTACGGTTAATGGAGATCCTAACAGGTGGGAAGTTATTGTAGAATATGTGGAAGAAATTCAGGAAATGCAGCTCGTGCTTAATATAAGGATTTATTATTTAAATAATAGCTTTGCAATTGTTCAGATTAACCGGGACGATATCAATACACTGGCCCGTTATCCTAATGTGGTATATATTTCATTTCCTGAGATTATGAGCTATATCAATATTGCCCTTAACCAAATCTGTGCAACCAATATAGCAAATCCCCTAGGCATTTATAATCTAACGGGTAGAGGGACACTTATAGCAATCATCGATACGGGGATCAATTATACCCATCCAGACTTTATAAGGGAGGATTTAACAAGCCGTATCCGTTATATATGGGATCAGACGATTATAGGCAGTCCGCCAGAGGGATTTGAAAGCGGCACAGAATATACCAATGAGCAGATCAATATTGCGCTTAGGGAACCTACAAGAGAAGCCCAGCTTGCAGTAGTGCCATCAGAAGATGTTATAGGACATGGTACAGCTATGGCGGGGATAGCAGCCGGTAGTGGCAGAGGCTCTAATAGACAGATTTTAGGTGTCGCTCCAGAATGTGAACTGATCATTGTTAAAATAGGTCGGGAGGGTGGAACCTCAGCACGCCCCACAGATAAAGATGTGATGTTAGGAATAAAATACGTTATCAATAAGGCGCGGGCTGAGAATAAACCGGTCAGTGTACTGCTTGGGGTAGGGTATAATTTAGATGCCCATGATGGTGATGCTATACTTGAGCGCTATATTGATCAAATGGCCGATGTGTGGCGAAGTAATTTTGTTGTTGGAACAGGCAATCAGGCCAATAAAGGCAGTCATGCCAGTGGGACCCTTAATCCCAATGAAACACAGGTTGTACAATTTTTTATAGATAGCAGACAAATAACCTATGAGTGTAGTATATGGAAGCATTTTGTGGACGTCATAGAAATTGTTATAGAATCTCCAAGAGGGGAACAAACAGAATCACTTAGTTTGTTTACGCCAAATCGTGCGTTCGTCTTTGGGAATACCTTACTCATGGTCAATTATTCTTTAGCCAATATAGGCGGTACAAGACAAGAAATATTTGTGTGGCTTCAAGCTGAAGGGGCAGCCATTGACCCTGGGGTCTGGACGATCCTCATTCGAGGGGTAGACATTTTAGAGGGGGACTATAATATATGGGGAAGTATTATAGAAGATGTTGATAATCAAACAAGATTTTTAGCAGAAGACCCCAACATAACCTTAACGATTCCTTCAACATCAAGGCGTATAACCAGTGTGGCTACTTTTAACCCACTTTCTTTGCAAATCGCTGCTTTTTCTGGCAGGGGGTTCACATCACTCAATCAAATTAAGCCCGATATTACAGCCCCTGGGGTTAATATTATGACCACCTCTATTAGAGAAGGTACACTTTATGAAGCGGTATCCGGAACGAGTGCAGCCGCAGCCTTTGTAGCAGGCGCTTATGCTATTTTAATGGAATATGGTATTGCACAATTAGGGGAACAATATTTATATGGAGAGAGTCTAAAGCTTTATATGCTAAGAAATGCCAGAAGACCAGTAACACAAGCACCCTATCCAAATACACAGTGGGGTTATGGTATTTTATGTATTGAAGCTGCGCTTAATAATATGAGAGATACATTAATATTCATAGCACAAGGCTAG
- a CDS encoding S8 family peptidase has protein sequence MTVESRQDNSLMIRDYILQSLLPVEFFRAAYPALLFEILGGAIVSVEVPLGAEEAFTSLRNAGFFLTPATLYGLYAREALVSANILMFHDYPFGPLRGNGVIIGFVDTGIEYTNTLFRNADGTTRILSIWDQTIPGSPPVGYTYGTTYSQQMINTALGSENPLEIVPTQDNIGHGTFLAGVAAGDDRMGVSAYRGGAPNAHIIMVKLRPAKVYLNQYYLIRDTDVAYQDSDVIAGINYLLEEALVSGLPLVICIGIGDTVGAHTGSTIVERYLDTISILRNVIVVVAAGNEGNTGGHFSSDILQGQRQEIEINVSAEEERGLLAFVWAKIPDKLAVGIRSPIGQVIERVPVIPNETTTYTFGLERTVITITYNYPDIQTGFQNVIIRFQNPTPGLWTIEVYADLIVNGNYNIWLQRRDFIIDTTRFLRADTLTTIAIPSSAEYVVTVGAYDFLDQSMYVGSGRGPTADNKVKPDIIAPGVNVRGPLVGGGYTTYTGTSIAAAITASAAALLMQWAVINGNLQNMNTRIARGIFIRGALRRRGIQYPNPIEGYGRLDLRNSIDSI, from the coding sequence ATGACGGTTGAATCCAGGCAAGATAATAGTTTAATGATAAGAGATTACATATTACAGAGCTTACTGCCTGTTGAATTTTTTAGGGCAGCTTATCCTGCACTTTTATTTGAGATCCTAGGGGGTGCGATTGTCTCGGTAGAAGTACCCTTAGGTGCAGAGGAAGCATTTACAAGCCTTCGCAATGCAGGTTTTTTTTTAACGCCCGCTACACTCTATGGTCTTTATGCAAGGGAGGCATTAGTCAGTGCAAATATATTAATGTTTCATGATTATCCTTTTGGTCCTTTAAGAGGAAATGGCGTGATCATTGGCTTTGTAGATACAGGGATAGAATACACTAACACGCTTTTTAGAAATGCTGATGGCACAACGCGGATTCTAAGTATATGGGATCAAACAATACCAGGTTCACCACCTGTAGGGTATACATATGGTACAACGTATTCACAGCAAATGATTAATACTGCACTTGGATCTGAGAACCCTCTTGAGATTGTTCCTACGCAAGATAATATCGGACATGGTACTTTTTTGGCAGGTGTGGCGGCCGGGGATGATAGGATGGGGGTCAGTGCTTATAGGGGAGGAGCCCCCAACGCCCATATTATCATGGTTAAATTAAGGCCAGCTAAGGTGTATTTGAATCAGTATTACCTCATTAGGGACACTGATGTCGCTTATCAGGATAGTGATGTGATAGCTGGTATAAATTATCTTCTTGAGGAAGCCTTGGTATCTGGGCTGCCGCTTGTAATCTGTATAGGGATAGGGGATACTGTTGGTGCACACACAGGGAGCACAATCGTAGAGCGCTATTTAGATACAATAAGTATTCTCAGAAATGTTATCGTAGTTGTTGCTGCAGGAAATGAGGGCAATACGGGAGGTCATTTTAGCAGTGACATTTTACAAGGGCAAAGGCAGGAGATAGAAATTAATGTATCAGCAGAAGAAGAAAGAGGTTTACTGGCATTTGTTTGGGCCAAGATACCTGACAAACTAGCTGTAGGGATCAGAAGCCCCATAGGCCAGGTGATTGAAAGAGTTCCCGTTATTCCCAATGAAACAACGACCTACACTTTTGGACTTGAGCGGACAGTTATTACAATTACGTATAATTATCCGGACATACAAACAGGCTTTCAAAATGTTATTATCAGATTTCAAAATCCTACCCCAGGTCTTTGGACCATTGAGGTTTATGCAGATCTTATTGTAAACGGCAACTATAATATATGGCTTCAAAGAAGAGATTTTATAATAGATACCACAAGGTTTTTAAGAGCGGATACTTTAACGACAATAGCTATACCTTCAAGTGCTGAGTATGTTGTAACAGTGGGAGCTTATGATTTTCTTGACCAGAGTATGTATGTAGGTTCTGGAAGAGGACCGACAGCGGATAATAAAGTTAAACCAGATATTATTGCACCAGGGGTCAATGTAAGAGGTCCGCTCGTTGGAGGCGGCTATACAACCTACACAGGCACCAGTATAGCGGCGGCGATCACGGCATCTGCAGCAGCTCTTTTGATGCAATGGGCAGTTATAAATGGTAATTTGCAAAATATGAATACCAGAATTGCCAGAGGGATCTTTATAAGAGGGGCATTAAGAAGAAGAGGCATACAATACCCAAATCCCATAGAAGGGTATGGAAGACTCGATCTTAGGAACAGTATAGATAGTATATGA
- a CDS encoding S8 family peptidase, with translation MTDEFRQNNGLNNNLIIRDYMLQSLQPIERIRAAYPSLIFEPIINRLIHVEIPQGEEDAFERLKNQEAFLTIPALYGLYATEEALVQTNIAMFHNYPFASLTGNGVIIGFVDTGIEYTNKLFQHADHTTRIIRIWDQTLPGNSPSGYTYGTEYTAEAINQALISENPYEIVPTQDDVGHGTFLAGVAAGDDKTGTGEYRGGAPEALIAMVKLRPAKAYLKEYYFIEVDDDAYEENDFLTGVNYLVQMATEFQMPLIICIGMGDNAGAHDGSTIVEQYLDQISLIKNIVVVVAAGNEANSGHHFSGTLTEGAMQDIEISVSQEEVRGFIAYLWTNITDKVAVSIRSPIGQVIERVPVIPQEVTSYTFGLETTRITINYNYPNIQNGLQNTIIRFEKPTPGVWSVTVYGQEVTNGHYHMWLQRNEFITEETMFLRAEILMTIAIPSTAEYVMTVGAYDYIDQSIYVGSGRGPTVNYIAKPELIAPGVNVKGPLLGGGYTTYTGTSIAAAITASAATLLMEWAVIQGNLQNMNTRIARGIFIRGATRRRGIEYPNPIEGYGRLDLRSAIASL, from the coding sequence ATGACAGATGAATTCAGGCAAAATAATGGTTTAAATAATAATTTGATAATAAGAGATTATATGCTGCAAAGCTTGCAGCCTATAGAACGTATTAGAGCAGCCTATCCAAGCCTTATTTTTGAACCCATTATTAATAGGCTTATCCATGTAGAAATACCACAAGGTGAAGAAGATGCTTTTGAAAGACTAAAGAATCAGGAGGCTTTTCTAACTATACCGGCACTCTATGGGCTTTATGCAACAGAGGAAGCACTAGTCCAGACTAATATCGCGATGTTTCATAACTATCCTTTTGCATCACTTACTGGAAACGGTGTCATAATTGGTTTTGTAGACACCGGCATAGAGTATACAAATAAACTTTTTCAACATGCGGATCATACGACAAGAATTATAAGAATATGGGATCAGACATTACCTGGTAATTCACCCTCTGGCTATACATACGGTACTGAATATACAGCTGAGGCGATTAACCAAGCTCTAATATCAGAGAATCCTTATGAGATTGTTCCGACACAAGATGATGTTGGGCACGGGACTTTTTTAGCAGGGGTCGCGGCGGGAGACGATAAGACAGGGACCGGGGAGTACAGGGGTGGTGCACCGGAAGCGTTAATTGCAATGGTGAAATTAAGGCCTGCTAAGGCTTATTTAAAAGAATATTATTTCATTGAGGTAGATGATGATGCCTATGAAGAGAACGACTTCCTAACAGGGGTTAACTATCTTGTGCAAATGGCCACTGAATTTCAGATGCCCCTTATTATTTGTATTGGGATGGGAGACAATGCTGGAGCTCATGACGGCAGTACCATTGTGGAACAGTATTTAGATCAAATAAGCCTTATAAAAAACATTGTGGTAGTCGTTGCTGCAGGCAATGAAGCAAATAGCGGCCATCATTTTAGTGGCACATTAACAGAAGGGGCAATGCAGGATATAGAGATTAGTGTATCACAAGAAGAGGTCAGGGGATTTATAGCTTATCTCTGGACAAATATAACAGACAAGGTTGCTGTATCTATCAGAAGCCCTATTGGTCAAGTTATTGAGAGGGTTCCGGTTATTCCTCAAGAGGTTACTTCTTATACCTTTGGGCTTGAAACAACGCGGATTACGATAAACTATAACTACCCCAATATACAAAATGGCTTGCAAAATACAATTATAAGATTTGAAAAGCCAACACCAGGAGTATGGAGCGTTACAGTCTATGGACAGGAAGTGACAAATGGTCACTACCATATGTGGCTTCAAAGAAATGAATTTATAACAGAAGAAACAATGTTTTTAAGAGCAGAAATTTTAATGACGATAGCAATTCCTTCAACTGCTGAGTATGTTATGACAGTAGGCGCTTATGACTACATTGATCAAAGCATTTATGTAGGATCAGGAAGAGGGCCGACAGTAAACTATATCGCAAAGCCAGAGCTTATTGCACCAGGTGTTAATGTAAAAGGACCGCTTCTAGGAGGGGGTTATACAACCTATACGGGTACAAGTATAGCCGCGGCTATCACTGCATCGGCAGCCACTCTTTTAATGGAGTGGGCAGTTATACAAGGTAATTTACAAAATATGAATACTAGAATTGCCAGAGGTATTTTTATAAGAGGTGCCACAAGAAGGAGGGGGATAGAATACCCAAATCCTATAGAAGGCTATGGAAGACTGGATCTTAGGAGTGCTATAGCGAGCCTGTAG